TTATGCCAGGAGATGGCGTGTATATGCGCCAAAACGATTTAAGATACGCTAAAAATATCAAGCCTGAAGTGGGCTCTAACGCTGAATTTAATATTGATTATTCAAGCCAGTATTTTAGCGGGAGGGCTGCGGCGTTTTATCAAGCTTTGGATAATTTCATCTCACAATACGCGCAAAATTTGATTGTAACCAATTTGAGTCAAGCGATTAGGATTTATGGCTATGAAGTGGGTGGGACTTTCAAATACAAGGGCGTGAGTTTGAATGTGGGGATCTCACGCACTTGGCCCACCACTAGGGGGTATTTAATGGCAGACAGCTATGAGCTTGCCGCAAGCACCGGTAATGTTTTTATCATTAAATTGGATTACACCATTCCCAAAACAGGGATCAATCTTGCATGGCTTAGCCGTTTTGTTACCGGTTTAGATTATTGCGGGTTTGATATTTACTTGCCTGATTACGGAACGGCTGAAAAACCCAAAACCCCTACCGATTTAGCCAAATGCGGATCCCAATTAGGGTTAGTGCATATGCATAAACCGGGCTATGGCGTGAGTAATTTTTATATCAATTGGAGTCCTAAAACCAAAAGCCGCTGGAAAGGTTTGTTGCTTTCAGCCGTGTTTAATAATGTTTTCAACAAATTCTATGTGGATCAAACAAGCCCTTATATCATGAGTCCGGATATGCCAGGCACTGACGCTATTAAAAGAGCGATCGCAGAACCCGGGTTTAACGCGCGCTTTGAAGTGGCTTACAAATGGTAGTTAGTGGAGCTTTAAGCGTTGTGCATGCGTGATAGCGACGGCTATCGCATCGCTAATATCCAAAGGCTTGATTTCGCTTGTGATGTTAAGCAAGCGTTTGACCATAAAGGCTACTTGCTCTTTAGCGGCTTTCCCGTTACCGGTTAGGGCTTTTTTGACTTGTAGGGGTGTGTATTCGCTAAAATTACCAACCCTTTCTAAAATCTTTAAGGACAACGCCCCCCTGAATTGCGCGAGCTTGATCACGCTTTTAGGGTTATACCCAAAGAAAATATCCTCAATCGCTACTTCATGGACTTCGTAACGATCCAATAAGCAATCTAAGGCTTCTATCAAGTCTAAAATCTGTTCTTGCAAGCGTGTCGTGGTGATGTTAATGAACCCGGCCGTGATTAAAGAAAGCTTGTTAGAAGTGTGAGAAATGATAGCATACCCGCATTTCCTACTGCCCGGATCTATTCCTAAAATACGCATCAACCATTCCTGTTATTTATCGCAAGGTTTAAAAAACGCTATTATTATATCCATGTTTCTTGTTAGCGCAAAATACAAGATTGCATTAAGAACTTTTAAAAATTTAGCATGTAAATAAGGGAGCAATAAA
This genomic window from Helicobacter pylori contains:
- the ruvC gene encoding crossover junction endodeoxyribonuclease RuvC; protein product: MRILGIDPGSRKCGYAIISHTSNKLSLITAGFINITTTRLQEQILDLIEALDCLLDRYEVHEVAIEDIFFGYNPKSVIKLAQFRGALSLKILERVGNFSEYTPLQVKKALTGNGKAAKEQVAFMVKRLLNITSEIKPLDISDAIAVAITHAQRLKLH